A region of the Leptospira inadai serovar Lyme str. 10 genome:
CAAGCCCCAAACGATTAACCCTGGAACGATTCCGGACCGAATCCATATTCCGATTAAGGCCCCGATCAATAGTAGAATTAAAATCGGCTGAAGGACGTTTCGCATGGAATCTAGTACGGTTTCTTCAAGTCGTTCCCAGGAAATTCCTCTCAATCTAGAAATTCCCGCAGAGAGCGCCGCCGCGCTGAACAAAAGAATCTGTGCGGGTCCTTCCGCAATGCCGCGACCGAAAACGAATCCGGCCCCCGCTAAGGACAAAACTAAAAAAGCGAACGGAAGTAAGGAGATTACGAGTCCTGGCCCCTCTCGATTCATACCAGCATATCCTCGGGGATTGGAGAGAAAATATCGATCCGCTTTTTAAGATAGGGATGCGGAAACTTTAAGGATATTGCATGCAAGGCTTGTCTCTCTCTACCGAGTCGATCCATCAAATTCGGTTGCTTACCCTCTATAAAATCCAAAAACACCGTTTCGTCGACTCCGTAGAGCTTATCTCCGAGTAACGGGAATCCGAGAGAATAGAGAGTCGCTCGAATTTGATGATTTCTGCCCGTTTTTGGAAAGCAAAGAATGCGGGAAAATCGTTTTCCGTCTAAAAAACCTCCGCCGAGCGATCGAAAGTCCGTGCTACTCGTCTCCCAGTCTTCGCTCGGTATTTGTGGAATCCTAGGATCTGCCGAATCATAGAATGCCCTTTTTTTTCGAATTTTAGATTCGGTATCGGGACCTAACCAGCCCGAAGCGGTCAGTCGTTTCGGAAAATCCCCCCAAACCAGACTAATATATATCTTATGCACCGACCTGGTCGAAAAGAAAGAAGCTAAACGAGACGCGGTTTCCGAATCCTTACCGAAAAGAACGATTCCGGAAGTTTCCCGATCCAGGCGATTTACTAGGTACGGTCTTCCGAACCTTCCGTCCGATTCCAGGATATCCACCAGATTATTCTTTCGATACCGTCCCGCCGCATGAACCGGCAGATCTCCGGATTTAGTGACGGCAAAAAAACGTTCTTCCTCGTAAAGGAGAGAAAAGCGAGTATCCACGCTAGGCTCCGGAAAATCGGAAGGAAGATACTCGACTTCTTCTCCTTCTCTTAAAATATGCGATGCCTTGCAAGGTTTCCCATCCAGACTTATTTTTCCGTCGGACAAATGTTTTTTCCAGCTGGACCGAGAAAGATACGTAAATCGTTTTGCAAGAAAGAGATCCAATCGTTCGCCTGCCTCTTCCTTTCCCACTCGAGTGCGAAGCGCAGTTTGATTCAGATCTTCTCTCCGGAATCGAATCCCATTTCGGGAATCTCCTCATAGACGGAACCGTCCGGGTCGGAATGTGGGATTTCCGTAGCCATCGATTCGGAACCGGTTCCGATCGTTTTTTCGTCAAAAGAGTCCTCGTCAGCCGAAACCTCCTCTCGAGCAGACTTCCTGCGGCTAGCCGATTCGTCCTCCGTATCCTTTTCCTCCGAACTCGGGGCTTGTTTGCCGCCGTCCTTTCCAAGCTTGGAATCCACGAATTGATTTAAGATTTCCTCTTCTCTCGCGTTTAAATTGAAGAACTGACAACCGACCCGAAAAAGTTTATCCGTGTTCGCGATATTTCGAATCACCGCTCGAAACGTTCCCTTGAGCTCTCGATTCAATTGCAAATCGAATAGTAAAGTTTCACCGACGGCAAAACTTCGGGAAAAGAAGATGGATTGCTGGTGAAAAAAACCGAGT
Encoded here:
- a CDS encoding RluA family pseudouridine synthase yields the protein MDLFLAKRFTYLSRSSWKKHLSDGKISLDGKPCKASHILREGEEVEYLPSDFPEPSVDTRFSLLYEEERFFAVTKSGDLPVHAAGRYRKNNLVDILESDGRFGRPYLVNRLDRETSGIVLFGKDSETASRLASFFSTRSVHKIYISLVWGDFPKRLTASGWLGPDTESKIRKKRAFYDSADPRIPQIPSEDWETSSTDFRSLGGGFLDGKRFSRILCFPKTGRNHQIRATLYSLGFPLLGDKLYGVDETVFLDFIEGKQPNLMDRLGRERQALHAISLKFPHPYLKKRIDIFSPIPEDMLV